A window from Salvelinus sp. IW2-2015 linkage group LG5, ASM291031v2, whole genome shotgun sequence encodes these proteins:
- the LOC139027793 gene encoding hormonally up-regulated neu tumor-associated kinase homolog B-like, with protein sequence MEYLEIHPLFPRTPQPIRRLETLQAANTSPDHIPAPPAPSPIGMHSYDSLSKAEPIDDVVVPASATPWYKLTNGTFSPPRHVSAFHPDSSYLKKATIPSPPVLIVNPQPKKSSSNSGDNPPSIFGSPLGGSAFSPLNPSSAFSPPSTGGSVEPDSPQHSKFPYMGIGQILKKKTPFQPFSFRAEQAVEEELVSPPPYHMQTLLCASGALKTLC encoded by the coding sequence ATGGAATACCTAGAGATCCACCCCCTCTTCCCCCGCACGCCACAGCCAATCAGGCGCCTCGAAACTCTCCAGGCGGCCAATACTAGCCCAGACCACATCCCTGCCCCCCCGGCTCCCTCTCCAATCGGTATGCACTCCTACGACTCCCTCTCCAAAGCCGAGCCAATCGACGACGTTGTGGTTCCTGCCTCGGCCACTCCCTGGTACAAACTGACCAATGGGACCTTCTCACCTCCACGACACGTCTCCGCCTTTCACCCTGACTCCTCCTACTTAAAAAAGGCAACCATCCCCAGCCCCCCCGTCCTCATCGTCAACCCCCAGCCTAAAAAGTCCTCCTCTAACTCGGGTGACAACCCCCCTAGTATCTTCGGCAGCCCCCTGGGAGGCTCAGCCTTCAGTCCCCTCAACCCGTCATCAGCGTTCAGTCCTCCGTCCACCGGGGGCAGCGTTGAGCCAGACAGCCCCCAGCACAGTAAGTTCCCTTATATGGGCATCGGTCAGATCCTGAAGAAGAAGACTCCCTTCCAGCCGTTCAGTTTCAGGGCGGAGCAAGCGGTGGAGGAGGAGCTGGTGTCTCCGCCCCCTTACCACATGCAGACGCTTCTCTGCGCCTCCGGGGCGCTCAAGACCCTCTGCTGA